One window of Acropora palmata chromosome 1, jaAcrPala1.3, whole genome shotgun sequence genomic DNA carries:
- the LOC141895439 gene encoding E3 ubiquitin-protein ligase MARCHF3-like, producing MVDTQPIVKKQHIFVAVEQRVSPVETEHVSDFQVDVLSHSSDDLLNTCRICRDETVRESLVSPCYCSGTLAKCHVPCLEEWLSKANKSTCEICGYKYLTTRIPKSFNEWLTRGQGHRERRYLCGDMVCFLILCPLVIASSYLCAQGAWYYFLMTDRWTGTGLVSLSVFLWCIFGFWLVVTIRFHHKCWLDWKERNQVVKLAKTELFQGGELENTETLSGTETSV from the exons ATGGTAGATACTCAACCTATCGTGAAAAAACAGCATATATTTGTTGCGGTGGAGCAGAGGGTATCCCCGGTCGAGACAGAACACGTGTCT GATTTTCAAGTCGATGTGTTGTCCCATTCGTCTGACGATCTCCTAAACACGTGCCGCATTTGTAGAGACGAGACAGTAAGAGAGTCATTAGTGAGCCCTTGTTATTGCTCTGGAACGCTTGCCAAGTGTCACGTGCCATGTCTAGAGGAATGGCTCTCTAAAGCTAACAAAAGCACTTGTGAAATATGTGGTTATAAATATCTTACTACAAGAATACCAAAGTCTTTTAACGAA TGGCTTACACGAGGCCAGGGTCATCGAGAGCGTCGTTATCTCTGCGGGGATATGGTCTGTTTTCTGATTCTTTGTCCATTGGTCATAGCAAGTTCGTACCTTTGCGCTCAAGGTGCCTGGTACTACTTTCTTATGACGGACAGATGGACTGGTACAGGACTGGTTTCATTAAGTGTGTTTCTTTGGTGTATATTCGGGTTTTGGTTGGTTGTAACAATCAGATTTCACCACAAATGTTGGTTGGACTGGAAAGAGCGAAATCAAGTTGTAAAACTCGCGAAAACTGAACTGTTTCAAGGAGGAGAGTTGGAGAACACAGAAACCTTATCTGGGACAGAAACATCAGTATGA
- the LOC141889761 gene encoding uncharacterized protein LOC141889761 produces the protein MAEVDAAALAKGKAKHPKYSEMVEEAIKFLNEKGGSSRQAIAKYIKRNHPVGENADRQIKLALVKGVNKGQLAQTKGAGASGSFKISKERKEEEKREEKKRLKDEKKALKKAEKAAKENVSSVSDNDDKTGKNAKKSKRKITKEETDSKKTKKSSKSKTTKGTKDSTKAKNKDSSTKKSKATKKESDSEIAKENRPKKQLVKSSSNKKSSPGKKSKPGKTKESAKTPKPKKTVGGPKRKKTSAAKD, from the coding sequence ATGGCAGAAGTAGACGCAGCCGCCCTTGCGAAAGGAAAAGCCAAACATCCCAAATACAGCGAAATGGTTGAAGAAGCTATTAAGTTTCTCAACGAAAAAGGAGGTTCGTCACGGCAAGCAATTGCCAAGTATATTAAAAGAAATCATCCAGTAGGGGAAAATGCTGATAGACAAATCAAGCTTGCATTAGTGAAGGGCGTCAACAAAGGACAACTTGCCCAAACTAAAGGAGCAGGAGCTTCAGGTTCTTTCAAGATTTCAAAAGAGCGAAAAGAGGAAGAGAAAAGAGAGGAAAAGAAGCGTTTAAAAGACGAGAAGAAAGCTTTAAAGAAAGCTGAAAAAGCAGCCAAAGAGAATGTGTCTTCTGTTAGTGATAATGACGATAAAACTGGCAAGAATGCTAAGAAATCCAAACGAAAAATCACCAAGGAGGAGACGGATtcaaagaaaacgaagaaaagcagcaaaagtaaaacaacGAAAGGTACAAAGGACTCGACAAAGGCAAAGAACAAAGACTCGTCAACGAAAAAATCCAAAGCTACAAAGAAGGAAAGTGACAGCGAAATTGCGAAAGAGAATCGACCCAAAAAGCAGCTTGTAAAATCGTCCAGTAATAAGAAGTCATCGCCTGGCAAGAAATCGAAGCCTGGTAAAACTAAGGAATCTGCAAAGACGCCAAAGCCCAAGAAAACTGTAGGCGGACCAAAGCGGAAGAAAACTTCGGCTGCAAAGGATTAA
- the LOC141891136 gene encoding uncharacterized protein LOC141891136, with the protein MSSTTESKKTAKKESQSSISLDEIKARVMSQDPSKWSLEYIQQCLMKLGQSTSGTKELLVKRIVNLKNNPLILDKIVQKRKKSLQFKSRLQVREIPPPEAPWIADSSLYPKVTRAMIKKYQALKRQGSLGQYRKALRMFNSRKVKTVKVIKEGEDIFVKAHI; encoded by the exons ATGAGCTCGACAACAGAAAGTAAAAAGACCGCAAAAAAGGAAAGCCAGTCCTCGATTTCCCTCGATGAAATTAAAGCAAGAGTTATGTCCCAGGATCCATCAAAATGGAGCTTAGAATATATTCAGCAGTGCCTGATGAAACTTGGGCAAAGTACATCAGGGACGAAGGAACTCCTCGTTAAAAGAATCGTTAACCTGAAAAACAACCCGCTGATTCTAGATAAAATAgtccagaaaagaaaaaagtcctTGCAATTCAAGTCACGGCTACAAGTGCGGGAAATTCCACCACCAGAAGCACCATGGATCGCAGACTCGAGTCTCTACCCAAAG GTCACTCGTGCTATGATAAAAAAGTATCAAGCACTCAAACGCCAAGGTAGCTTGGGCCAGTACCGGAAAGCTCTTCGCATGTTTAACAGCAGAAAAGTGAAAACTGTTAAAGTCATAAAAGAAGGAGAAGATATTTTTGTAAAAGCACATATTTAA